CTCCTGATAAGACGACGTCGCGTGTGTCCGATCTTCATCCtccctgtaaacacacacacacacacacacacacacacacacacacacgctggttAATCAGTTGGCACCCCAGAAAAGAACAGAGGCACTGATtgcatttctgtctttctgtaacGTATTAGAAGAAATGCAGAGGAGTTTAAACAGGGCTCGGTTCCTGAGACTGAGCTGATCGTAGCAAACAGACACAGATTTCAGACGGTACCCGAGTGTCCTGGCCACTAGGGGGCGCTGGAGAAGCACAGATGTGACGTGAATGATCGGCCATTACGCTGTCACACACGCAGCACTAcacacagcactacacacagcactacacacagcactacacacaGGACACGAGCCAACGAAtcatgaaacaaatgaaataaatcgtGAAATGTTTTTAGCGTGCGAGTTGTAATTAATCAGCGTAGCTACAGGGCTGGATTTCAGCTTCGAACCCTCGCTGAAGTATCTTCCAGTTCCATGTAGTTACTCGTGGATAATTAACACCTATTGTTCATAAACATATAGCGCAATTCACGTGCAAATCAGtgatttcagtgttaaataacatgttttataaaacattctcagaaaaagcagagatgaaataaagaaagaaataaaaaaatgaagaaaataaaatgaaagggAAGTCAGAGACAGGCAAAGACcgaaagagaaagaatgatgaagaaagttaaaatgaggaaaataagtaaaaaatgatgaaagaaatataaacagagagaaaaaaagaatgataaagaaatcatcaaaacacagagagagagagagagagagagagaatgaaaaaaataataaataatgaaataagaaaatatgaaaataaaagaaagaaagaaagaaagaaaagaaaagctatTATGGAGCCTCTGATATTTTTCCAGTGTTCATTATTAATTCATCGCATTTTTTCTCCCAGTACCACACTGACCCAGGTATCGgttacactctgtgtgtgtgtgtgtgtgtgcgcgtgtgtgtgtgtgtgtgtgtgtgtccgtcctAATGCACCCTCTGATTCTCATCTGCCTGAAAGCATCAGTAAATTATAGTTAATTACATTCAGTAAATTCTATCTCCATAAAAGGGCAAAAATATCTCAGACAGTTTCCCTGgtggtttcacacacacacaaacacacacacacacacacacacacacacacacacacagagagagcaatACAATCCTGATATCAATCTTGATCTCGATCCTGATCCTGACTATTCTGTCTAGTGATTCTGTGTCGTGAATCGTTTGAgagccgaaagagtcgactcttttggGAGTCggagtcaaatgatctgactcagtgaagaaaaaaaaaaacctgaaattgCCATCACTATCTCCCACAATCCTCTGCGCAGGAACGGGAGGGAGGCGGGATAAGAAACGCTTCCCACCACTGCAGTGGCTTTGTGCCAAAACTTTAGAGCGAAGAGCAAGAAGAGCAAGACTGAAAACTACGCTGAGGAATCAAATTAAAACGCCTTATTGATTCGTTACTTTAAAACAGGACACACAGCACCATGATGCACCTCCAGCACTTTTATCTACtggagttacacacacacacacacacaaacacacacacacacacacacacacacacacacacacacacacagtgtctgaCTCAGCGTAGGGAAAAACTCCATCATGCACAGTCCAGGATTGAGAATTTCCTCTCAGTCAGACGGGAGGAACTGAGTcagttacccacaatgcaacaGGGTAACAAAGCTACCAGTGCTTTCTTTAAACTCAAATCCACGATGCTCGAGTCTTTCAGAGTTTCTTCTACCGTCCGACATTCTGCTGACGCGCCTCGCTTAAAAATACAGGTATCTCTGACGTCATCAAATGAAACCGAGAcaaatcatatcagatctttttccatctttaacgttcaagtgaaaaacacactTTTCCCTGCAAAAACGCTCCAGATCGATCAGATAGTGAGGAGATCTCCTgcacacagccctcttcaagtcattccacaggtttttgataggatttagatctgagCTCTGACTGGACCATCccaaaacactgatcttcttcttcttcttcttctgaagctgttcctttgttgacttggatttgtgctttgggtcattatcgtgctggaaggtgaaacggttcttcatcttcagctatCTAACAGACATCTGCAGGTTTTGTGCTAAAAtatttggtatttggagctaccCATGATTCTCTCTAGCTTGTCTACAGCCTCAGTCTCAGCTCAAGAGAAGCAGctccacagcatgatgctgccaccaccatgcttcaccgtggttATGGTGATGTTTGGATGATAAGCTGTCTAATTTTTCCTCCAAACATGCCTTTCAGAATTACGCCCAGAAAGTTctacacattttgccacatggtttgaaAGTGTTTCTGTCACTGAACCCCGAACCCCGAACCCCAGATACATGAAGATGAGAGATTGCTCTCACATCCAGGGAGTGACCAGGACTTTAATGCTGCTGTAGATCTCTCAGCAGCCTCCGTGATAACTGTTCTTCTCCTCCTCGCGTcagttttggagggacgtcctgttcttggtgatgtcactgtgatgcTCCATtctctccacttgttgatgatggacTTCACAGTGTTCCACAGTACATCTAATGTTTCGGGAATTCTTCTGCACCCTTCTCCTGATCGAGATCTTTCCacagtgagatcctgtacatgctttggaAGCTCTTCGGCTTCAGCACccggatgaaaccaagaagacgTGAAGAACCTCGTACAGaaggttaatcagaatcacttcactgatgacagctgtgtgATGATTACGTTTTAACATGAGCtagaatgtgattggttcacaGCACCGTCACATGACCCATTATAAACAGGTGTGTTCAATAATGCATCCAGATTACtgcaatatttctgtttctatttcaCATGAAAGCTGGAaaaaagatctgatatgatttatacGATTTGGTTTCAttctttacatcacaaaaacctgcagtttaAACAGGGGGTGTGTAAACGTTTTACATCTCCTGCGTACTTAAAAACTATTCACACTGTGACGTTATAACACCACAGACTTGTTGTTATGAATTATAAAGTCACTGGTTTGGTTAATAAAGCGAGCCCTCGTCCCTGCGTCTCACCTCGTGTCGTCCTCTTTGAGTTTGCGTGCCGCCTGTTTGGAGCGAGTGATCTGTAAGTCCAGCATGTGTAAATAGTCTTTAGCGGAGAGCTCGTCCGGTTGGGGGGGCCGCGGGGTCGACTCCGGGGGGccctgaggaggaggaggaggaggtgaaggaggagtggGGGGTGATGGGGAGGTGGAGGGAGCGCGGGAGACGCGAGGAGGCTCCTGAGCGGTCGAATCCTCTCCGTCCGGAGACTCCAGAGACAGTCCGTTAAAGAGAGACGGCCGCTCCGTGTGCACCGGGATGTTCAGGCTGTGACGCAGGAAAATGCAGTCGTTACTGAAGAGCTTGTTCGCTCGTTTGATCTGCtccatctgagagagagagagagagagagagagagagaacacacacacacacacacacacacacacacgcacacacacacacaagcgtaAATACACCTTAACTCTAACTATAACCTAAACTGTAAATAACACACTATGCTAGGGCATtaggggtgccattacttttagCCATGCGCTGAAATCAGccaaaaatgtccaaaaaatgAGTTCACCCTATTTAGTGCCCTAGAATGGCAAAGCAGCTCCTTAATCCCTACGTCTACACCCTACTTAGGGCACTAGAGTGTCATTTGGGATACAGCTCCGTAATCCCTACGTAGGTGCACTACACAAGGAGTTAACTAATGACTCCTACACCCTACTTAGGGCACTAGAGTGTCATTTGGGATACAGCTCTTTAATCCCTACGTAGGTGCACTACACACGGAATTAACTAATGTCTAGTGCACTATACATCCACTAAACCCCAAGTAGTGCACTATACATCCACTAGcccctaagtagtgcactatacaTCCACTAGcccctaagtagtgcactatacaTCCACTAGcccctaagtagtgcactatacaTCCACTAGcccctaagtagtgcactatacaTCCACTAGcccctaagtagtgcactatacaCCCACTAgaccctaagtagtgcactatacaTCCACTAgaccctaagtagtgcactatacaCCCACTAGACTctaagtagtgcactatacaTCCACTAGcccctaagtagtgcactatacaTCCACTAGcccctaagtagtgcactatacaCCCACTAgaccctaagtagtgcactatacaTCCACTAgaccctaagtagtgcactatacaCCCACTAGACTctaagtagtgcactatacaTCCACTAGcccctaagtagtgcactatacaTCCACTAGcccctaagtagtgcactatacaCCCACTAgaccctaagtagtgcactatacaTCCACTAgaccctaagtagtgcactatacaCCCACTAGACTctaagtagtgcactatacaTCCACTAGCCCCTAGGTAGTGCACTATACATCCACTAGACCCTAAGTAGTGCACAATACATCCACTAGcccctaagtagtgcactatacaCCCACTAGCCCCTAGGTAGTGCACTATACATCCACTAGCCCCTAGGTAGTGCACTATACATCCACTAGCCCCTAGGTAGTGCACTATACATCCACTAGACCCTAAGTAGTGCACAATACATCCACTAGcccctaagtagtgcactatacaTCCACTAgaccctaagtagtgcactatacaTCCACTAGcccctaagtagtgcactatacaTCCACTAGCCCCTAAGCAGTGCACAATACATCCACTAGcccctaagtagtgcactatacaTCCACTAGcccctaagtagtgcactatacaTCCACTAGcccctaagtagtgcactatacaTCCACTAGcccctaagtagtgcactatacaTCCACTAGCCCCTAAGCAGTGCACAATACATCCACTAgaccctaagtagtgcactatacaTCCAGTAAGCTCTTTTAGCACTCAGTGTAAATGGcccctacaccctatgtagtgcactgcGTGTCCAATAAAGGACCATTCAAAGTTTTCCCTCTAGAtaagtgcactatgtagggtacGACATAACAGTTTATAATATAACCCCTATGTAGCGTGCAGGGGTTTGTGTGGGATTGTAACCGCTCCCTGGAAGTGCACTAGATGAGTTAGTACCCTCAGCAGTGCACTCTTTTGTAGACATCATGACGGTTTTCATATGATCTAGCTACCAGGCTAACAAGCTAGCAGGCTAACAGGCTAACCGGGCCGCTAGCATCATCCCGGGGCATCCTTATGTAAAGGGCAGCGATGACGTCAGAGCGCGTTCTGACTGTCGACCGAGTGCTCGCGCTCGCCAGTGTTCCAGAACGCAAGAGCCAGAGTTCTAGAAGGCAGGCGCGCGATGTGTTTTTAccggaaggagagagagacagacagagagagagagagagagagagagagatacagcgCGCGTGTCCTCTTACCGTGACCCCGTATTTGAGCGCGATGCCCTGCAGCGTGTCTCCGTCCGTCACCCGGTGCTCGATGTAGCGCTCCCCGAGCGTCGCCGTCACGCTGGCCGTGCTGCCGTACGAGCGCGTTTTGGCACGCGCCAGACTGAGCCACAGCTCGCCCTCCGAGTCGGAACCGGAGCGACACCGCGGCAGCACCGGGGAGAGATCCCCCTCcgccatctttctctctctctctctctctctctctctctgctctgtgcgcgcggcggcggcggcggcagcAGCGTCTCACTTTACATCACCACCGGAACTCCCATAAACCCCAAAACAGACCGGATTAGAACCGTCCCGGATCCGTTTCAGGGTCTTAATGAGTTATCAGAGCGAGCAgccgcgcgtgcgtgtgtgtgtgtgtgtgtgtgtgtgtgcgcagtcaAACACCAAGGCTGCGGATTCGATCCCGAAAAAGATTCGGTTCTCCGATTCTCCTATTCAAAGCATTGTGAATAAAGAGTCGATATGATCCGAATCTCAGGAGTCGattccacatgattcatttaacTCGATGCTTTTGAAGCATACGAAGGTAGTAAATGATCTTATTATGGTATACGTTTAGATCTATAGAAAAAGAGTCGATTCTCCAGTTCCACGCATTAGTGGATGAAGAGTCGACTCTGTCTGAAGCTTTAGGGTCGATTCCATGTGATTCAACTGATTCGGATCAAACAATGTAAAATGCCTTAGCGCGTGAAGGAGCTAAATAAATTTAACTAATGTAAAATCTCCAAATTATTGttcattcttaaataaaagcatatgatgaaagaaaatgtctttattaatattacagaTAAAGTTAAAGATTCTATCCTAAATAGAGTCGATTCTC
The genomic region above belongs to Pangasianodon hypophthalmus isolate fPanHyp1 chromosome 6, fPanHyp1.pri, whole genome shotgun sequence and contains:
- the lysmd2 gene encoding lysM and putative peptidoglycan-binding domain-containing protein 2, whose product is MAEGDLSPVLPRCRSGSDSEGELWLSLARAKTRSYGSTASVTATLGERYIEHRVTDGDTLQGIALKYGVTMEQIKRANKLFSNDCIFLRHSLNIPVHTERPSLFNGLSLESPDGEDSTAQEPPRVSRAPSTSPSPPTPPSPPPPPPQGPPESTPRPPQPDELSAKDYLHMLDLQITRSKQAARKLKEDDTREDEDRTHATSSYQEI